In one Solanum dulcamara chromosome 1, daSolDulc1.2, whole genome shotgun sequence genomic region, the following are encoded:
- the LOC129901294 gene encoding uncharacterized protein LOC129901294 isoform X1, translating to MQVIPKWRNILILKNSFIQSTRIVSSTQSPNTHFDSFHSTSICSEKWKNKWNSDFRGSQQPTKNYIRYETRQKRADSKKALKNLLFYGASGNSFENESSTINDRWDVDQDDRSEKKSEYKSAARRRDRSRRRMRKMKKRRLCEEFDEYPETVFEATFGNKWYTWSFRPGKSSTFEDLFSRRQETDWSEQRHCRWDNETENETYTESNYDSCNVGSYSERTILGLPPRGPLKIEDVKNAFRLSALKWHPDKHQGPSQAAAEEKFKSCVTAYKSLCNVFAPA from the exons atgcaAGTAATACCCAAATGGCGTAACATTTTGATCCTGAAGAATTCATTTATTCAATCCACAAGAATTGTATCTTCTACACAATCACCAAACACCCATTTTGATTCTTTCCATTCTACCTCAATTTGCTCTGAGAAATGGAAAAATAAGTGGAATTCT GATTTTAGAGGAAGTCAGCAACCAACTAAG aATTATATCAGATATGAAACACGTCAAAAGCGTGCTGACTCAAAAAAagctttgaaaaatcttctcttTTATGGGGCATCTGGAAACtcttttgag AATGAATCTTCAACAATAAATGATAGATGGGATGTGGATCAGGATGATCGTTCAGAGAAGAAAAGTGAATATAAGTCCGCTGCTCGTCGTAGAGATCGCTCAAGGAGAAGGATGC GTAAAATGAAGAAACGGAGATTATGTGAAGAATTTGATGAATATCCTGAAACAGTATTTGAAGCAACTTTTGGTAATAAGTGGTACACTTGGTCTTTTAGGCCTGGTAAATCATCTACTTTTGAAGATCTATTCTCCCGAAGACAAGAAACAGACTGGTCAGAACAAAGGCATTGCAGATGGGATAATGAAACTGAAAACGAGACTTATACAGAATCCAACTATGATTCGTGTAATGTAGGGTCTTACTCTGAAAGAACAATTCTCGGTTTGCCCCCAAGAGGTCCTCTGAAGATTGAGGATGTCAAGAATGC TTTCCGTTTATCAGCTTTGAAGTGGCATCCTGATAAGCATCAAGGCCCTTCACAG GCAGCAGCAGAAGAGAAATTCAAATCTTGCGTCACTGCATACAAGTCATTGTGCAACGTGTTCGCCCCAGCTTAA
- the LOC129901294 gene encoding uncharacterized protein LOC129901294 isoform X2, whose amino-acid sequence MQVIPKWRNILILKNSFIQSTRIVSSTQSPNTHFDSFHSTSICSEKWKNKWNSDFRGSQQPTKNYIRYETRQKRADSKKALKNLLFYGASGNSFEDDRSEKKSEYKSAARRRDRSRRRMRKMKKRRLCEEFDEYPETVFEATFGNKWYTWSFRPGKSSTFEDLFSRRQETDWSEQRHCRWDNETENETYTESNYDSCNVGSYSERTILGLPPRGPLKIEDVKNAFRLSALKWHPDKHQGPSQAAAEEKFKSCVTAYKSLCNVFAPA is encoded by the exons atgcaAGTAATACCCAAATGGCGTAACATTTTGATCCTGAAGAATTCATTTATTCAATCCACAAGAATTGTATCTTCTACACAATCACCAAACACCCATTTTGATTCTTTCCATTCTACCTCAATTTGCTCTGAGAAATGGAAAAATAAGTGGAATTCT GATTTTAGAGGAAGTCAGCAACCAACTAAG aATTATATCAGATATGAAACACGTCAAAAGCGTGCTGACTCAAAAAAagctttgaaaaatcttctcttTTATGGGGCATCTGGAAACtcttttgag GATGATCGTTCAGAGAAGAAAAGTGAATATAAGTCCGCTGCTCGTCGTAGAGATCGCTCAAGGAGAAGGATGC GTAAAATGAAGAAACGGAGATTATGTGAAGAATTTGATGAATATCCTGAAACAGTATTTGAAGCAACTTTTGGTAATAAGTGGTACACTTGGTCTTTTAGGCCTGGTAAATCATCTACTTTTGAAGATCTATTCTCCCGAAGACAAGAAACAGACTGGTCAGAACAAAGGCATTGCAGATGGGATAATGAAACTGAAAACGAGACTTATACAGAATCCAACTATGATTCGTGTAATGTAGGGTCTTACTCTGAAAGAACAATTCTCGGTTTGCCCCCAAGAGGTCCTCTGAAGATTGAGGATGTCAAGAATGC TTTCCGTTTATCAGCTTTGAAGTGGCATCCTGATAAGCATCAAGGCCCTTCACAG GCAGCAGCAGAAGAGAAATTCAAATCTTGCGTCACTGCATACAAGTCATTGTGCAACGTGTTCGCCCCAGCTTAA